The proteins below are encoded in one region of Methanosarcina barkeri 3:
- a CDS encoding DUF4396 domain-containing protein produces the protein MAEEGNHSGNTSSKNLGKSRIFTLKSFFITLIGAFLGGFIFGLVGYFAENGSVAIPRLEPLFAAPYGSVTIFFVIFGASLCSLIASLVSADQLHREERDNEARTGLNMNRWFAWGIAVLTAAIILSALGYIWVLSAAYGNGADQESRIGYTMKNVQRVPGDTPAEVGNSMATMFSGQRLEVPADPVVAAVMAPVASARNQTLVYGTEEDGQRNPDALIEESLSLLGDSPFIVIVSAKEPAYALPAAYTAAYFRVPVVPVEEGHIPQSLRNLLKKGEKKVILVAAPERLLSDALLKEMEVFGKVERVADENVYKHALLWARSRWDNFGWGMVENYHFDGYYNFVLANPETPEFAAAGLPMAYQGNYGPLLYTQKGDLNNYVDQYFWRLSPDYFVFPSDGPFMNVRVVGGPESVSYNAQARADLALEVQFFKNQKAGTSGLALLGWSWFFIGLFGAIWALFIMPKRLPYSSFYPRIYWPMAILIFGPVGILAFLMAYHKRPVISMGNMVKFMRPPWARALSATIMSTGIGMALMIASLYLFQASGMPLLLNFEFSPGYWLGSPTTTIMWLIMVVPAIVISSLFYMGPMMSDMRQKKYWEGVKEAFPVVVLSMVSASIGMFIIGVYVINWRGWTSEEDLWLWVTPLWVSAVAGFFTALIPNYFMVKAGWKEGEA, from the coding sequence ATGGCTGAAGAGGGTAACCATAGTGGGAACACTAGCTCAAAAAATCTTGGAAAAAGCAGGATTTTTACTTTAAAATCTTTTTTTATTACTCTTATAGGAGCCTTTCTTGGAGGGTTTATTTTCGGGCTCGTAGGATATTTCGCAGAAAACGGAAGTGTTGCAATACCCAGACTTGAGCCTCTCTTTGCAGCACCTTATGGTTCGGTTACGATTTTTTTTGTTATTTTTGGCGCAAGCCTCTGTTCGTTAATTGCCTCTCTTGTTTCTGCAGATCAGCTTCATAGGGAGGAAAGAGACAATGAAGCCAGGACAGGGTTAAACATGAACAGGTGGTTTGCATGGGGAATTGCGGTCCTTACTGCTGCAATTATTCTCAGTGCTTTGGGGTATATCTGGGTTCTTTCAGCTGCTTACGGAAATGGAGCTGATCAGGAATCACGTATAGGGTATACCATGAAAAACGTACAGAGAGTACCAGGAGATACACCTGCTGAGGTTGGAAATTCGATGGCTACAATGTTTTCCGGCCAAAGGCTTGAAGTACCTGCTGACCCAGTTGTAGCTGCAGTAATGGCACCAGTAGCTTCTGCAAGAAACCAGACTCTTGTTTACGGTACTGAGGAGGACGGTCAAAGAAATCCGGATGCCCTTATTGAAGAGTCACTATCTCTTCTGGGAGACAGCCCATTTATTGTTATAGTTTCGGCAAAAGAACCCGCCTACGCACTACCTGCAGCATATACTGCAGCATACTTCAGAGTACCCGTAGTTCCTGTTGAAGAAGGGCACATACCTCAAAGTTTACGGAACTTACTCAAAAAAGGAGAGAAAAAGGTTATTCTTGTAGCTGCTCCTGAGAGGCTTCTTTCGGATGCTCTTCTTAAAGAAATGGAGGTTTTTGGAAAAGTGGAGCGGGTTGCAGATGAGAATGTTTACAAGCACGCTTTACTATGGGCAAGGAGCCGTTGGGATAATTTCGGATGGGGTATGGTTGAAAATTACCACTTTGACGGGTACTACAACTTCGTACTTGCAAACCCTGAGACTCCCGAGTTTGCTGCAGCAGGTCTGCCTATGGCTTATCAGGGTAATTACGGACCATTGCTTTACACCCAAAAAGGAGACCTGAATAATTACGTTGACCAGTACTTCTGGAGGCTTTCTCCTGACTACTTTGTTTTTCCTTCAGACGGGCCTTTTATGAATGTAAGGGTTGTAGGAGGTCCTGAAAGTGTAAGTTATAACGCCCAGGCAAGAGCTGACCTTGCACTGGAAGTCCAATTCTTTAAAAATCAGAAAGCCGGAACAAGCGGACTTGCTTTGCTCGGATGGTCATGGTTTTTCATAGGATTATTCGGAGCCATATGGGCTCTTTTTATTATGCCGAAACGCCTTCCCTACAGTTCTTTTTATCCGAGGATTTACTGGCCGATGGCAATACTTATATTCGGACCTGTAGGCATTCTGGCTTTCCTTATGGCTTACCACAAAAGGCCTGTAATATCCATGGGGAACATGGTAAAATTCATGCGCCCTCCATGGGCAAGAGCTTTGTCGGCTACGATTATGAGTACAGGAATAGGGATGGCACTGATGATAGCTTCTTTATACCTGTTTCAGGCTTCTGGTATGCCACTCTTGCTTAACTTTGAGTTTTCGCCAGGGTACTGGTTAGGCTCACCGACGACAACTATAATGTGGCTGATAATGGTTGTTCCTGCCATTGTTATCTCATCTTTGTTTTATATGGGACCAATGATGAGCGATATGCGTCAAAAAAAGTACTGGGAAGGTGTAAAAGAGGCTTTTCCAGTAGTTGTCCTTTCTATGGTCAGCGCTTCCATAGGGATGTTTATAATTGGAGTATACGTTATTAACTGGAGAGGGTGGACAAGCGAGGAAGACCTCTGGCTCTGGGTAACCCCATTATGGGTTTCTGCAGTTGCAGGTTTTTTTACCGCGTTAATCCCTAACTATTTTATGGTCAAAGCCGGATGGAAGGAGGGAGAGGCGTGA
- a CDS encoding PepSY domain-containing protein codes for MRKAIIAILLGILFIGISGAAVVSAVASDNAGTNYGFGSMHRWAARHMNSGSYNGNFSNCPNFSSSNTSELEVKTVDEALEIAKTKIDSNVSKEDISQMRRWWIVSYQDEDGVNRQARIDAVSGEVFTDYPVCKGVQTGSGYGRGQGSCRAYAC; via the coding sequence ATGAGAAAAGCGATTATAGCAATTCTCCTGGGAATACTGTTTATAGGGATTTCCGGAGCAGCGGTGGTCAGTGCGGTTGCTTCGGATAATGCAGGGACGAATTACGGTTTTGGATCAATGCACAGGTGGGCTGCAAGACACATGAACTCTGGCTCATATAACGGGAACTTCTCCAATTGCCCTAATTTCAGTTCAAGTAATACTTCGGAACTTGAGGTCAAAACCGTAGATGAAGCGCTCGAAATCGCAAAAACAAAAATCGACAGCAACGTTTCCAAAGAGGACATTTCTCAGATGCGTCGCTGGTGGATTGTTTCCTATCAGGATGAGGACGGAGTTAACAGGCAGGCAAGAATTGATGCCGTCAGCGGTGAAGTGTTTACCGATTATCCTGTTTGCAAAGGAGTACAAACAGGCAGTGGATACGGCAGAGGTCAAGGCTCCTGCAGGGCATATGCCTGTTGA
- a CDS encoding NAD(P)/FAD-dependent oxidoreductase, whose protein sequence is MEMNYNIIIIGTGAAGRTFANKVANSGLKIAIIDSGEYGGISPPRGCDTKKMFTDLAEVTDRSNRLIGKGMGIQSPLKINWPSLIEFKRAATEECPGRIENYFIEMGIDTYHGKAYFENPDTVIVGEDKLKGEHIFLATGSKPRKLNFPGEEYVTTSEEFMNTEKLPERIIFIGGGHISLEFAHVARRTGAEVIILHRSERLLRHSDADMVSLLIKATEAAGIKILMNKSVASIERDDNGFLARTGSKSSIESETQSFLADMIIHGAGRVPNIEGLHLEKAGIKVEKGAIAVDNYMRTSNPQVYAGGDCASEGMKLNSVAALQGEVAAANILNENSVEIDYTGIPSAVHTIPVLASVGTSAAKDSDKYKVTFRDRSNWYTTRKEGMEFAASKVIIDEANDRIIGAYILGPNAGEAINIFAAVMRLGLKAAEVKKLVFTYPTTCSDIPYML, encoded by the coding sequence ATGGAAATGAACTACAACATTATAATTATTGGGACTGGAGCCGCGGGCAGAACCTTCGCTAACAAAGTTGCAAATTCAGGATTAAAAATAGCTATTATTGACTCTGGAGAATATGGGGGAATCTCTCCTCCCAGAGGCTGTGATACAAAAAAGATGTTTACGGATCTAGCCGAGGTTACGGATCGAAGTAATCGGTTAATAGGGAAAGGTATGGGGATACAAAGTCCTTTAAAGATTAACTGGCCTTCACTTATCGAGTTCAAGAGAGCAGCTACGGAAGAATGTCCTGGAAGAATTGAGAACTATTTTATTGAGATGGGAATCGATACATACCACGGAAAAGCTTATTTTGAAAACCCAGACACAGTAATTGTCGGAGAAGACAAACTTAAAGGAGAACATATTTTTCTTGCTACGGGCTCAAAGCCGAGAAAACTCAATTTTCCCGGTGAAGAATATGTTACCACAAGTGAAGAGTTTATGAACACCGAAAAGCTCCCTGAAAGAATTATTTTCATAGGAGGTGGTCATATCTCCCTGGAGTTCGCTCATGTTGCACGAAGGACTGGGGCAGAGGTCATAATTCTTCACAGAAGCGAAAGACTCCTGAGACATTCTGATGCTGACATGGTGAGTTTACTTATAAAAGCGACTGAAGCTGCAGGAATTAAGATTCTTATGAACAAATCAGTGGCTTCTATAGAAAGAGACGATAATGGCTTTCTGGCGAGGACTGGATCTAAATCCTCAATCGAGTCAGAAACTCAGAGCTTCCTTGCGGATATGATTATTCATGGGGCAGGGCGTGTTCCGAATATAGAGGGTTTACATCTCGAAAAAGCCGGGATTAAAGTTGAAAAGGGAGCTATTGCAGTTGATAATTACATGAGAACCTCAAATCCTCAAGTCTATGCAGGTGGAGACTGTGCATCAGAGGGTATGAAACTTAATTCTGTAGCAGCTCTTCAAGGAGAAGTTGCAGCAGCTAACATCCTTAACGAGAATAGTGTTGAGATAGATTATACAGGTATTCCAAGTGCAGTTCATACAATCCCTGTCCTGGCTTCAGTAGGAACCAGTGCTGCTAAAGATAGCGATAAATATAAGGTAACGTTTCGAGACAGAAGCAACTGGTACACAACCCGAAAAGAAGGAATGGAGTTTGCAGCTTCAAAGGTAATTATTGATGAAGCGAATGACCGTATAATTGGAGCTTATATTCTGGGTCCGAATGCTGGAGAAGCTATCAATATTTTCGCTGCAGTAATGAGGCTTGGACTCAAGGCGGCGGAAGTAAAAAAACTGGTTTTTACCTATCCTACTACATGTTCGGATATTCCTTATATGCTATGA
- a CDS encoding ATP-grasp domain-containing protein — protein MQNILVIGYNNRNIVCSARRAGYNVCSIDAFRYFDLQECAYASALLEHKAGPKLIELDVFKTKAQMVAFGLEFDAIVPGSGMEMFDYDCFSCNVLASSPDNRQKASNKKYLSKRLEALGIPHPKRYFPDEIDAIEYPVIVKPASSFGGFFSRIARNKQELLSIFENLCSLDNRELDLEFMEETVVIQDFLEGIPSSVSLLSTKKEALSVAVNEQLIGIPWLTRLPFAYCGNITPFRNEQAEEMEALAEELVLDFKLLGSNGVDFLVTETGPVVLEINARFQGSLDTVEKAMNINLFEAHVGCFKGEIPSKPKTDCFAARGIIYSDRELFIDRQVLEVILDEKGADIPTQGTSVEPDVALTSLFSCTSNREDAILSLEKRAKRINTFIQCKKDR, from the coding sequence ATGCAAAATATACTTGTAATCGGATACAATAACCGGAACATTGTCTGTTCTGCTCGGAGAGCTGGTTATAATGTATGTTCTATCGATGCCTTCCGTTACTTTGACCTGCAGGAATGCGCATATGCTTCAGCTCTCCTGGAGCACAAGGCTGGACCAAAATTGATTGAACTGGATGTTTTTAAGACAAAGGCTCAAATGGTTGCCTTTGGGCTGGAGTTTGATGCCATTGTCCCGGGTTCGGGAATGGAGATGTTTGATTATGACTGTTTTTCATGCAATGTACTTGCCAGCAGTCCGGATAACAGACAAAAAGCTTCAAACAAAAAGTATCTCTCAAAAAGACTTGAAGCCCTTGGCATCCCACATCCTAAACGTTATTTTCCGGATGAAATAGATGCGATCGAATACCCGGTAATTGTCAAACCAGCCTCTAGTTTCGGAGGATTCTTTAGTAGGATCGCAAGAAACAAACAGGAACTTTTGTCTATTTTTGAAAATTTGTGCAGTCTAGATAATCGAGAGTTGGATCTGGAATTCATGGAAGAGACAGTTGTTATACAGGATTTTCTGGAAGGTATTCCTTCAAGTGTCTCTTTACTTTCTACTAAAAAAGAAGCCCTTTCGGTGGCAGTAAATGAACAGTTAATAGGGATACCCTGGCTCACAAGACTTCCATTTGCTTATTGTGGGAACATAACTCCTTTCAGGAATGAGCAGGCTGAGGAAATGGAAGCTCTTGCTGAAGAACTGGTACTTGATTTTAAGCTGCTGGGTTCAAATGGGGTGGACTTTCTGGTTACTGAAACTGGTCCTGTAGTACTTGAAATAAACGCGAGGTTTCAGGGAAGTCTTGACACTGTCGAAAAGGCTATGAATATTAATCTTTTTGAAGCCCATGTTGGCTGCTTCAAAGGAGAAATTCCTTCAAAACCCAAAACAGATTGCTTTGCTGCAAGAGGAATTATCTATTCGGATCGAGAACTTTTTATAGACAGACAGGTTTTGGAAGTCATTCTCGATGAAAAGGGCGCAGATATTCCAACCCAGGGAACGAGTGTCGAGCCTGATGTAGCTCTTACCTCCCTTTTTTCGTGCACCTCTAACAGAGAAGATGCAATCCTGTCCCTCGAAAAAAGGGCAAAGAGGATAAATACTTTTATTCAGTGCAAAAAAGACAGGTAG
- a CDS encoding DUF2795 domain-containing protein, whose translation MRTSMADVQHSLGGIDFPKNKNEIVKYAQEHGASSEIVSDLQQLPDRTYNNAADVAQEFSGKRFEK comes from the coding sequence ATGAGAACAAGTATGGCTGATGTTCAACATTCACTGGGCGGCATTGATTTTCCTAAAAACAAGAACGAAATTGTAAAGTATGCTCAGGAACATGGAGCAAGTAGCGAAATAGTTTCGGACTTGCAGCAGCTTCCAGACAGGACATATAATAACGCTGCTGATGTCGCTCAGGAATTCAGCGGAAAACGTTTTGAGAAATAA
- a CDS encoding winged helix-turn-helix domain-containing protein: MVKSLQQIVDIGEALSHPVRLKLLYMLAERERYVYELAKDLNLSRQVVNLHLKRLEKAGFVESDLRLEDDDLRAKKFYRLKEFEVSLGMEDLKQIFK, from the coding sequence ATGGTAAAATCACTTCAACAAATAGTGGATATTGGCGAGGCGCTCTCTCATCCCGTAAGGCTTAAACTGCTTTACATGCTGGCCGAAAGGGAGAGGTATGTATACGAACTCGCTAAGGACCTGAACCTCTCAAGGCAGGTAGTAAACTTGCATTTAAAACGCCTGGAGAAAGCCGGATTTGTTGAAAGTGATCTCAGACTTGAAGATGATGATCTTAGGGCCAAGAAGTTTTATCGATTAAAGGAGTTTGAGGTTTCTCTCGGGATGGAAGACCTGAAGCAGATTTTCAAGTGA
- a CDS encoding phosphoglycerate kinase yields the protein MSQETAGKDYLTMDDVVLDDKAVLVRVDFNSPMDDNGNILDDRKIKSHLPTLQSLEHSKVVLISHQGRPGDEDYTTLEAHAKLATKLLGREVIYEDDIFSSCAKNAIKSLARGEVLLLENTRFNAEEITKLIPEEQAKSQMVKKLHPLFDLFINDAFSVSHRSQCSVVGFTLVLPSVAGILMNKEITGLDKAVKCHEHPSIFVLGGAKANDSIKAISNILKRDGADKILTTGVVATVFMMAMGVDVGEVNRKFIEDEKYMNQVPIASTLLKEYSDKIVVPEDVALNNGGERQEVKLDKIKGDLPIADIGRETIENYSRYLKEAKLCVFHGPTGIFELDKFRLGTDELLKAATQASYSVAGGGHTLDAIDQLGLESKFSHISMGGGASIAYLSGEPLPGITALKNYASRSSKG from the coding sequence GTGTCTCAGGAAACAGCTGGAAAGGATTATCTGACGATGGATGATGTTGTACTTGACGATAAAGCAGTACTTGTAAGGGTGGATTTTAATTCACCCATGGACGATAACGGAAATATCCTGGATGATAGAAAAATTAAGAGTCATTTGCCTACTTTGCAGTCCCTGGAACACTCAAAAGTAGTTTTGATATCTCATCAGGGTCGACCCGGAGATGAGGACTATACCACCCTGGAAGCTCATGCAAAGCTAGCAACAAAGCTTTTAGGTCGAGAAGTGATCTACGAGGATGATATATTCAGCTCCTGTGCAAAGAACGCTATAAAATCCCTTGCCAGAGGAGAAGTCCTCCTCCTTGAGAACACACGTTTTAATGCCGAAGAGATCACAAAACTCATTCCTGAGGAACAGGCTAAAAGCCAGATGGTCAAGAAGTTGCATCCACTATTCGATCTTTTTATAAATGATGCCTTTTCGGTTTCTCACAGATCTCAGTGTTCCGTAGTAGGGTTTACATTGGTTTTGCCTAGTGTTGCCGGCATCCTTATGAACAAGGAAATTACAGGCTTAGATAAAGCCGTAAAATGCCATGAGCATCCATCAATCTTCGTATTGGGAGGAGCAAAAGCTAACGACTCTATAAAGGCCATTTCTAATATTCTCAAGCGGGATGGAGCCGATAAGATCCTTACTACCGGTGTAGTAGCTACGGTATTTATGATGGCAATGGGTGTCGACGTAGGCGAGGTCAATAGGAAATTCATTGAAGATGAGAAATATATGAACCAGGTTCCTATTGCTTCCACGCTACTCAAGGAGTATTCGGACAAGATTGTCGTGCCTGAGGATGTAGCATTAAACAATGGTGGAGAACGTCAGGAAGTTAAACTGGACAAGATAAAAGGGGACCTTCCAATAGCCGATATTGGCCGAGAGACCATCGAAAACTATTCCAGGTATCTTAAGGAAGCAAAATTATGTGTCTTTCACGGTCCAACCGGTATTTTCGAGTTAGATAAATTCAGGCTTGGTACGGATGAACTTCTTAAGGCTGCAACTCAAGCAAGCTACTCTGTTGCAGGAGGAGGACATACCTTAGATGCCATTGATCAACTTGGCTTAGAATCAAAATTTTCCCATATAAGCATGGGTGGAGGTGCAAGTATAGCCTATCTCTCTGGCGAGCCCTTACCGGGAATTACGGCTTTAAAAAACTATGCATCCAGGTCTTCTAAAGGTTAA
- a CDS encoding nicotianamine synthase family protein, whose product MVSAIGESSELSEAILKEILDLYKDIRKLSDEEILSSSSDESKKLFLKLDALITQDLDSCVVSILLNKQELEPIFIHLNRFRNLYTVKLETGYAKEVLASQSPWDVLEEFPFYKNYLKLVRTEYEGFGLKAGDKIFFLGSGPLPLTLIVFFKYHGVKGTGIEQNSERAKLSTEVLDKLGLSKEITIVNGTHYSMNPIDFLGLDTGIKALVIAAQAEPKKEILDYLLTVMPPGCRISYRIYEKGLMKLLNRDFLLDLPEGYREYKRIRPEPPAYNTVIFLEKKSNYSGIPEY is encoded by the coding sequence ATGGTTAGTGCGATTGGTGAGAGTTCGGAGCTTTCAGAGGCTATTCTCAAAGAAATACTTGACTTGTATAAGGACATAAGGAAACTCTCTGATGAAGAGATCCTTTCCAGCTCTTCGGATGAGTCCAAAAAACTGTTTCTGAAGCTGGATGCTTTAATTACCCAGGATCTGGATAGTTGTGTAGTTTCTATTCTCCTGAATAAACAGGAGCTGGAACCGATTTTCATCCACTTGAACCGGTTCAGGAATCTATATACCGTGAAGCTGGAAACCGGATATGCAAAGGAAGTTCTTGCGAGCCAATCTCCCTGGGACGTCCTTGAGGAATTTCCCTTTTACAAAAATTACCTCAAGCTGGTTCGGACAGAGTACGAAGGTTTCGGGCTAAAAGCCGGAGACAAAATTTTTTTCCTGGGGAGTGGACCTCTTCCCCTTACGCTTATCGTTTTCTTTAAATATCATGGGGTAAAAGGCACAGGGATAGAACAGAACTCTGAAAGGGCAAAGCTTTCAACGGAAGTGCTTGATAAGCTCGGGCTTTCTAAAGAGATCACTATAGTTAACGGGACCCATTACTCTATGAATCCAATAGATTTTCTTGGCCTTGATACAGGAATAAAGGCTCTCGTGATAGCTGCTCAGGCTGAACCTAAAAAAGAAATTCTCGATTATTTACTGACAGTAATGCCGCCAGGCTGCAGAATTTCTTACCGGATCTACGAAAAAGGCTTAATGAAACTTTTAAACCGGGATTTTCTGCTTGATTTGCCTGAAGGTTACAGGGAATATAAGAGAATTAGGCCCGAACCTCCTGCATATAATACAGTCATCTTTCTGGAAAAAAAGAGTAATTACTCCGGAATTCCGGAGTACTAA
- a CDS encoding MerR family transcriptional regulator, with protein sequence MSSVDQIPIGKFSFMTRLSQKALRLYDRKGLLVPEAKDPFTGYRYYTVSQLEKGMKIKTLCFLGFSLEEISLFLDAENKGDLEYIEAGFRKKLEQTRLEIGQLQRIEGILQGACKHNGKVMELFKMSITEPIIKEVPELRVISKREEGTFVVTIGKLISEICSCVESPENQRNHVKVTGPIMFLYHDEEYKETEADIEIALPVSGRISVEDSKMEIKTLPAIKAISAIYRGPYPGVEAGFSQIFSYAREKNLETLSPSRELYFNDPAEVPEEELMTEIQVPIKEK encoded by the coding sequence ATGTCTTCAGTAGATCAAATTCCAATCGGTAAGTTTTCTTTCATGACCCGCCTCTCGCAAAAAGCACTCAGGCTCTATGACCGGAAAGGGCTGCTTGTTCCGGAAGCAAAGGACCCTTTTACGGGATACAGGTACTATACCGTTTCCCAGCTGGAGAAGGGAATGAAAATCAAAACTCTGTGCTTCCTCGGATTTTCCCTGGAAGAAATTTCCCTGTTTCTTGATGCGGAAAACAAAGGAGACCTTGAGTATATAGAAGCAGGTTTCAGGAAGAAACTTGAGCAAACCCGGCTGGAAATCGGACAGCTGCAAAGGATCGAAGGGATCTTGCAGGGCGCCTGCAAACACAATGGAAAAGTTATGGAGTTATTCAAAATGTCTATTACAGAACCCATTATAAAAGAAGTACCAGAGCTGCGAGTAATAAGCAAACGTGAAGAAGGAACTTTTGTAGTAACCATTGGAAAACTCATCAGTGAGATCTGCTCATGCGTCGAGAGTCCTGAAAACCAGCGAAACCATGTAAAGGTTACGGGCCCTATTATGTTTCTCTACCATGATGAAGAATACAAAGAAACTGAAGCTGACATCGAGATTGCTCTACCGGTCTCTGGCAGGATTTCAGTAGAAGATTCCAAAATGGAAATAAAAACCTTACCTGCTATAAAAGCCATCTCAGCTATCTATCGCGGACCATATCCGGGAGTCGAAGCCGGTTTCAGCCAGATTTTCTCGTATGCCAGGGAAAAGAACCTGGAAACCCTGAGCCCAAGCAGGGAATTGTATTTCAATGACCCTGCAGAAGTTCCTGAAGAAGAACTTATGACTGAAATTCAGGTCCCGATAAAGGAAAAGTAA